A portion of the Sandaracinobacteroides saxicola genome contains these proteins:
- a CDS encoding PEPxxWA-CTERM sorting domain-containing protein gives MRKMVLGAALLAMAGAGQATVIVAGVTAQGAKTLQVSSAVPTWLEVAEVEAFTFADLNVALAANGGTASATSQYDLGTPAGKAIDGVRPATYPNEWHSGGSDAGQRLTISLSAASDLKLVSIWGGNRLGGFPWRDVYRLSVLDGSGASLWQGVLDASQLNGQPVSVQFLAPNPGGVVPEPASWAMMIAGFGLVGGLMRRRRTVAVAV, from the coding sequence ATGCGGAAAATGGTTCTGGGGGCGGCGTTGCTGGCGATGGCGGGCGCCGGGCAGGCAACGGTGATCGTGGCCGGCGTGACGGCGCAGGGGGCGAAGACGCTGCAGGTGTCGAGCGCGGTGCCGACCTGGCTGGAGGTGGCCGAGGTGGAAGCCTTCACCTTCGCCGATCTGAACGTGGCACTGGCGGCGAATGGCGGCACGGCCAGCGCGACCAGCCAATATGATCTGGGAACACCGGCGGGCAAGGCGATCGATGGCGTTCGCCCGGCCACCTATCCGAACGAGTGGCACAGCGGCGGATCTGACGCGGGGCAGCGCCTGACAATAAGCCTGTCGGCGGCGAGCGACCTGAAACTGGTGTCGATCTGGGGCGGCAACCGCCTGGGCGGCTTCCCCTGGCGCGATGTCTATCGGCTGAGCGTTCTGGATGGCAGCGGTGCGTCGCTGTGGCAGGGTGTCCTCGATGCCAGCCAGCTCAACGGCCAGCCGGTGAGCGTCCAGTTTCTTGCCCCCAATCCCGGTGGCGTGGTGCCGGAGCCGGCGAGCTGGGCGATGATGATCGCGGGGTTCGGGTTGGTGGGGGGTCTGATGCGACGGCGGCGGACGGTGGCCGTCGCGGTTTGA
- a CDS encoding response regulator transcription factor: MRILIADDHALMRSALAGAVRMVDPDADITTVGSFPEACRAAPGHALILCDLIMPGADPLGGIAALRAAAADTPILVITGHEDDATLLSLLALGIAGFVPKSVSGQVMEAAIRLVLAGGTYLPPRLAILAASRTDPPTRPPPRFHLSARQREVLAGIARGHSTKQIAAALAIAPATVKAHTAALLAEIGASNRAQAVALARDAGLI, encoded by the coding sequence ATGCGCATATTGATCGCAGACGATCATGCCTTGATGCGAAGCGCGCTCGCCGGCGCGGTCCGCATGGTCGATCCCGACGCGGACATCACCACCGTCGGCAGCTTTCCCGAGGCGTGCCGCGCGGCCCCTGGCCACGCCCTCATCCTCTGCGATCTCATCATGCCCGGCGCCGATCCCCTCGGTGGCATCGCCGCGCTGCGCGCCGCCGCCGCCGACACGCCCATCCTTGTCATCACCGGGCACGAGGATGACGCGACACTGCTCAGCCTCCTCGCCCTCGGCATCGCCGGTTTCGTGCCCAAATCCGTCAGCGGTCAGGTGATGGAGGCGGCGATCCGCCTGGTTCTCGCCGGCGGCACCTACCTCCCCCCGCGTCTCGCCATCCTCGCCGCCAGCCGCACCGACCCTCCGACGCGCCCGCCGCCCCGCTTCCATCTCAGCGCGCGACAGCGGGAGGTGCTGGCCGGCATCGCACGTGGCCACTCCACCAAGCAGATCGCCGCCGCCCTCGCCATCGCGCCCGCCACGGTAAAGGCCCACACGGCGGCCCTGCTCGCCGAAATCGGCGCCAGCAACCGCGCCCAAGCCGTCGCCCTCGCCCGCGACGCCGGCCTTATTTGA
- a CDS encoding long-chain-fatty-acid--CoA ligase — MTGMMQDWPLSVARIIDHAATYHPRREVVSLQCEGGVMRSDWGTVATRSRQLAAALVGLGMNAGDRVATLAWNTVRHVECLYGIGGMGGVAHTINPRLFEEQITYIANHAEDRVLLFDLTFVKLVERLAPGLKTIEHFVLLTDRAHMPESSLNLLCYEELLSAEDGTFAWVEMPETAPVGLCYTSGTTGNPKGVQYSHRSTVLHAMAACATDTFGIGAMTVVLPVAPMYHVNAWSMPYTAAMAGAKLVLGGPNFDAPTLQKLIIDEGVDLALAVPTIWLGMLQHLERHGGGLGRLNRTAIGGSAVPRSMIEAFDRLHGVRVMQLWGMTEMSPLGTVGAMTPEVAALPYDEALSVRVKQGRGVFGVEMKIVDDEGQELPRDGVTFGRLLVRGPWIVGRYFKGDGGDVLDAEGWFDTGDVATLDEQGYMQITDRSKDVIKSGGEWISSIELENEAVGCPGVAEAAVIGVAHPKWDERPLLIIVRKPGAAVSAADVLKHLEGRIAKWWTPDAVEFVDAIPHTATGKILKTALREQFRDYRLAG; from the coding sequence ATGACGGGAATGATGCAGGATTGGCCGCTGAGCGTGGCGCGGATCATCGACCATGCGGCGACCTATCATCCGCGGCGGGAGGTGGTATCCCTGCAATGCGAGGGCGGGGTGATGCGCAGCGACTGGGGGACGGTGGCGACACGGTCCCGCCAGCTGGCGGCCGCCCTGGTGGGGCTGGGCATGAACGCCGGCGACCGGGTGGCGACGCTGGCGTGGAACACGGTGCGGCATGTCGAATGCCTTTATGGCATCGGCGGCATGGGCGGTGTGGCGCATACCATCAACCCGCGGCTGTTCGAGGAGCAGATCACCTACATCGCCAACCATGCCGAAGACCGCGTGCTGCTGTTCGACCTGACCTTCGTGAAGCTGGTGGAGAGGCTGGCGCCGGGCCTGAAGACGATCGAGCATTTCGTGCTGCTGACTGACAGGGCGCACATGCCGGAGAGCAGCCTGAACCTGCTGTGTTACGAGGAATTGCTGTCGGCGGAGGATGGGACGTTCGCCTGGGTGGAGATGCCGGAAACGGCGCCGGTGGGGCTGTGTTACACCAGTGGCACGACCGGCAATCCGAAGGGGGTGCAGTACAGCCACCGTTCGACGGTGCTGCATGCGATGGCGGCGTGCGCGACCGACACGTTCGGCATCGGGGCGATGACGGTGGTGCTGCCGGTGGCGCCGATGTATCATGTGAATGCGTGGTCGATGCCCTATACCGCGGCGATGGCGGGGGCGAAGCTGGTGCTGGGCGGGCCGAATTTCGATGCCCCGACGCTGCAGAAGCTGATCATCGACGAGGGCGTGGACCTGGCGCTGGCGGTGCCGACGATCTGGCTGGGGATGTTGCAGCATCTGGAGAGGCATGGTGGCGGGCTGGGGCGGCTGAACCGCACGGCCATCGGGGGCTCGGCCGTGCCGCGCAGCATGATCGAGGCGTTCGACCGGCTGCACGGCGTGCGGGTGATGCAGCTGTGGGGCATGACCGAGATGTCGCCGCTGGGGACGGTGGGGGCGATGACCCCGGAGGTGGCGGCGCTGCCCTATGACGAGGCGCTGAGCGTGCGGGTGAAACAGGGCCGCGGCGTGTTCGGCGTGGAGATGAAAATCGTGGACGATGAGGGGCAAGAGCTGCCGCGCGACGGGGTGACGTTCGGGCGGCTGCTGGTGCGCGGGCCGTGGATCGTGGGCCGTTATTTCAAGGGCGATGGCGGCGATGTGCTGGACGCCGAGGGCTGGTTCGATACCGGGGATGTGGCGACGCTGGACGAGCAGGGTTACATGCAGATCACGGACCGGTCGAAGGATGTGATCAAGTCGGGCGGGGAGTGGATTTCCTCCATCGAACTGGAAAATGAGGCGGTGGGCTGCCCCGGCGTGGCGGAAGCGGCGGTGATCGGCGTGGCGCACCCGAAATGGGACGAGCGGCCGCTGCTGATCATCGTGCGCAAGCCGGGGGCAGCGGTGAGCGCGGCGGATGTGCTGAAGCATCTGGAGGGGCGGATCGCCAAATGGTGGACGCCGGATGCGGTGGAGTTTGTGGATGCGATCCCGCACACGGCGACGGGGAAGATTTTGAAGACGGCGCTGCGGGAGCAATTCCGGGATTATCGGTTGGCGGGTTAA
- a CDS encoding sensor histidine kinase translates to MRRPHPILIIQLLGMIIVLAAQLFAHAQLADPTPPLTRAASWAVVAGLLLFWLALTPRLMRFLAAGDLHATDRIIRRVLWVGSLGLVIQFIILFPWLTTEVQLTISAFSIGTVAIQALATVDRPPVTSRPSPMPLVIPAGLIGWYLFHAGPVAIATIILTATMTAILLLLRGTVQAQVNRAHTAVLAAEAARAEVEAERDARTRFIAAAWHDLGQPIQAARLFSDQAARGSDPAHRAKAAADAAIAFESVERQLRSMLDHLQLEGSRTRPALVTLPAGRLIDGVARLHAAAAAHAGIRLIVLPSRAAVRADPDLAQRALSNLVDNAIRHARARRILIGARRHGACLQFWVIDDGRATGQATAGFGLGLPSSHRIAALLGGTLRRDPRWCNGAAFRLELPMA, encoded by the coding sequence ATGCGCCGACCGCACCCCATCCTGATCATCCAGCTGCTCGGCATGATCATCGTGCTGGCGGCCCAGCTGTTCGCGCACGCACAACTTGCGGACCCCACCCCACCGCTCACCCGCGCCGCCTCCTGGGCCGTCGTCGCCGGCTTGCTGCTGTTCTGGCTGGCGCTCACGCCGCGGCTCATGCGGTTCCTCGCCGCCGGCGACCTGCACGCAACGGACCGCATCATCCGCCGCGTCCTCTGGGTCGGCAGCCTCGGCCTCGTCATCCAGTTCATCATCCTTTTCCCCTGGCTCACCACAGAGGTTCAACTGACCATCAGCGCCTTTTCCATCGGCACCGTCGCCATCCAGGCGCTGGCCACGGTCGATCGTCCCCCCGTCACCAGCCGGCCCTCGCCGATGCCGCTCGTCATCCCCGCTGGCCTGATCGGCTGGTACCTGTTCCATGCCGGCCCGGTGGCGATCGCCACCATCATCCTTACCGCCACGATGACCGCGATCCTGCTGCTGCTGCGCGGTACCGTGCAGGCACAGGTCAACCGCGCCCATACCGCCGTGCTCGCGGCCGAAGCCGCCCGCGCCGAGGTCGAGGCCGAACGCGACGCCCGCACCCGCTTCATCGCCGCTGCCTGGCACGATCTCGGCCAGCCCATTCAGGCCGCCCGGCTGTTCAGCGATCAGGCCGCCCGCGGCAGCGATCCCGCGCACCGGGCAAAAGCCGCCGCCGATGCCGCCATCGCCTTCGAATCCGTCGAACGACAGCTGCGCTCGATGCTCGACCATCTGCAACTGGAAGGCAGCAGGACCCGCCCTGCCCTCGTCACCCTCCCCGCCGGCCGGCTGATCGATGGGGTCGCCCGCCTCCACGCCGCCGCTGCCGCCCATGCCGGCATCCGCCTCATCGTCCTCCCCAGCCGCGCGGCCGTCCGCGCCGATCCGGACCTCGCCCAGCGCGCCCTCTCCAACCTGGTCGACAACGCCATCCGCCATGCCCGGGCGCGTCGCATCCTGATCGGCGCGCGCCGCCACGGCGCCTGCCTGCAATTCTGGGTGATCGACGACGGCCGCGCCACCGGCCAGGCCACCGCCGGCTTCGGCCTGGGCCTGCCGTCCTCTCACCGGATCGCCGCCTTGCTGGGCGGCACCCTGCGTCGCGATCCGCGCTGGTGCAACGGCGCCGCCTTCCGGCTTGAACTTCCCATGGCCTGA
- a CDS encoding acyl-CoA dehydrogenase family protein, with translation MIDTSRRTAFNADHEAFRDSVRKFFAKELTPHLDRWEEEGVVDRNFWRACGEAGLLCPNVSPDHGGLGLDFGYNAVIDEELAYAGSSAGITLQSDIVAPYIEAYGSDEQKAKYLPRMISGECITAIAMTEPGAGSDLQGIRTTAKRDGNHYVLNGSKTYITNGQNADLVIVVAKTDPDKGAKGTSLILVEAGTPGFAKGRNLDKIGQNSADTSELFFEDVRVPITNCLGEENKGFIYLMSQLPQERLGIAVSAMGGAQRAFDEAVNFVKDRKAFGKTVFDFQNTRFLLADLKAKLQVGWAHLDVCLTKHMKGELDAYEGAAAKLWHTELQWEICDAALQLHGGAGYMNEYPIARLWRDARVQRIYGGTSEIMKELIGRSL, from the coding sequence ATGATCGACACCAGCCGCCGCACCGCCTTCAACGCCGACCACGAGGCCTTCCGCGACAGCGTCCGCAAATTCTTCGCAAAGGAACTCACCCCCCACCTCGACCGCTGGGAGGAGGAAGGCGTCGTCGACCGCAACTTCTGGCGCGCCTGTGGCGAGGCCGGCCTGCTCTGCCCCAACGTCTCGCCCGACCATGGCGGCCTCGGCCTCGATTTCGGCTACAACGCCGTCATCGACGAGGAGCTGGCCTACGCCGGCAGCAGCGCCGGCATCACGCTGCAATCGGACATCGTCGCCCCCTATATCGAGGCCTATGGCTCGGACGAGCAGAAGGCGAAATATCTGCCCCGGATGATCAGCGGCGAATGCATCACCGCCATCGCCATGACCGAACCCGGCGCCGGCTCCGACCTCCAGGGCATCCGCACGACGGCAAAGCGCGACGGCAACCATTATGTCCTGAACGGCTCCAAGACGTACATCACCAACGGCCAGAATGCCGACCTCGTCATCGTCGTTGCAAAGACCGACCCCGACAAGGGCGCCAAGGGCACCAGCCTGATCCTCGTCGAGGCCGGCACCCCCGGCTTCGCCAAGGGCCGCAACCTCGACAAGATCGGCCAGAACAGCGCCGACACCAGCGAACTCTTCTTCGAGGATGTCCGCGTCCCCATCACCAACTGCCTCGGCGAGGAGAATAAGGGCTTCATCTACCTGATGAGCCAGCTGCCGCAAGAGCGTCTGGGCATTGCCGTTTCCGCCATGGGCGGCGCCCAGCGCGCCTTCGACGAAGCGGTCAATTTCGTGAAGGACCGCAAGGCGTTCGGCAAGACCGTCTTCGATTTCCAGAACACCCGCTTCCTGCTTGCCGACCTCAAGGCCAAGCTCCAGGTCGGCTGGGCTCACCTCGATGTCTGCCTCACCAAGCACATGAAGGGCGAGCTCGACGCCTATGAAGGCGCCGCCGCCAAGCTCTGGCACACCGAGCTGCAATGGGAAATCTGCGACGCCGCCCTCCAGCTTCATGGCGGCGCCGGCTACATGAACGAATACCCCATCGCCCGCCTCTGGCGCGACGCCCGCGTCCAGCGCATCTACGGCGGCACCAGCGAAATCATGAAAGAACTCATCGGCCGCAGCCTCTGA
- a CDS encoding TonB-dependent receptor domain-containing protein: MKTLCLLSVSSLALVAAPLAAQTPPASATPAAAAEDEATTIVVTGSRIPRPQFEGTIPGVQLTAQEFQARGFSSVLEALNDLPLVGPGASPNGNAGGQPASLGASFVDLLDLGTNRTLSLVNGRRFVSGNAGTLFVQGNTTGGQVDLNVIPTELVERTDVLTVGGAVAYGSDAIAGVVNIILKDNFEGLQANVRAGITSRGDTFNGQASAIWGSNFADGRGNVAISFQYNRDDGLYGDARPAFANTYIAPTFFGNGNRRNPAFAPGVIDVTNSNNGAFLRATDDGQPGNRFLPLVSGGSILLSDGGNVFQYTGTQAGFPTAFSAVVAGRQAGAAVSVAGATQAVPGGPLGAAQAVGNPATLPPGQFTRFAPNALPSGVTAAQVITALAPGFNAAALSDLQRNTLAINLLQANRPTPREFLAQNPNTPINAFLGTLVPAFLDIPNPDAASAQALPRTAVPLRFDGSGALVPFTPGVFNASTPATLGGMPGGDFLDQSRFTTLRAQQDRYIGNLIAHFDLTPNIRLYTENLFAKVDSAAPRNIGSSNSLALGGTENAVIVASITNPYLSTAARNTLVAAGIDPATGVFALSRTNQDVTGDTPAFAASETYRSVLGLKGDFEVGTRRFTWDVAGAYGKSKATITTTNIRDVEYALALDAVVDPANPSRIVCRIQTPGASTALPLGITNTVLVREARSDGVLVERLVPRAVTASQISGCAPLNPFGFNQMSQASKDYTTFTGVARNQSEQYYINGSIASAALFDLPGGGIGFALNAEWRRDTLDYRPSEEQRLGVSRTAALAATRGEVTSMEASAELRIPIFGEEFTLPMFRNLEFTPGVRFVKQNGNAPDVLRLNGNLETNEAKGKWNTLYTLGGAWRPVEGVLVRGNYTRSLRQPSVVELFLGNQPAFNTPTDPCGNAQISGGNVPATRRANCEQEVVRLGIAPDRASAANFLNSFVPAGQNLQGGFSGSPALKPEEGSSWTVGGVLSPKFAPGLVISADYINVTVRNQIIPTTLSNAAQFCYDSPTYNDTSGTLGVNTCSFFDREPSAAGGTPQFNIRNGFASGFINLGALRVKSVNGSAEYRFDLADLFGGEDKGNLRIRANVYHLISYISSAAGTFADSQESAGSFFRPKWETQLTGRYEKDGFFFQWTWNWQNKTRIFNFNTGAFNTPEQQDVIDLPAVGRHDASIGYRINDNFELQFNAFNIFSNEYAGLNGLANGSQAVGNQGEIDYFGRRYRLTARIKF, encoded by the coding sequence ATGAAAACGCTCTGCCTGCTCTCCGTCTCCAGCCTTGCCCTCGTCGCCGCGCCGCTCGCCGCGCAGACACCACCCGCCTCGGCAACGCCCGCGGCGGCCGCGGAAGACGAAGCCACCACCATCGTCGTCACCGGGTCCCGCATTCCCCGCCCGCAGTTCGAGGGCACCATCCCCGGCGTGCAGCTGACGGCGCAGGAGTTTCAGGCGCGCGGCTTCTCCAGCGTGCTCGAGGCACTGAACGATCTCCCCCTCGTCGGCCCCGGCGCCAGCCCGAACGGCAACGCCGGCGGCCAGCCCGCCTCGCTCGGCGCCTCCTTCGTCGACCTGCTCGACCTCGGCACCAACCGCACGCTCTCCCTGGTCAACGGCCGCCGCTTCGTGTCGGGCAACGCCGGCACGCTGTTCGTGCAGGGCAACACCACCGGCGGCCAGGTCGATCTCAACGTCATTCCCACCGAACTGGTGGAACGCACCGACGTGCTCACCGTCGGCGGCGCTGTCGCCTACGGCTCGGACGCGATCGCCGGCGTCGTCAACATCATCCTCAAGGATAATTTCGAAGGCCTGCAGGCCAATGTGCGCGCCGGCATCACCAGCCGCGGCGACACCTTCAACGGACAGGCCAGCGCCATCTGGGGCAGCAATTTCGCTGACGGCCGCGGCAACGTCGCCATCAGCTTCCAGTACAACCGCGACGACGGCCTCTACGGCGATGCCCGCCCCGCCTTCGCCAATACCTATATCGCCCCCACCTTCTTCGGCAACGGCAACCGCCGCAACCCGGCCTTCGCCCCCGGGGTGATCGACGTCACCAACAGCAACAACGGTGCCTTCCTGCGTGCGACAGACGATGGCCAGCCCGGCAACCGCTTCCTGCCGCTCGTCAGCGGCGGCTCGATCCTGCTGTCGGATGGCGGCAACGTCTTCCAATACACCGGCACGCAGGCGGGCTTCCCCACCGCCTTCAGCGCGGTCGTCGCCGGGCGGCAGGCAGGCGCCGCCGTGTCCGTCGCCGGCGCCACGCAGGCCGTGCCCGGTGGCCCCCTCGGCGCCGCCCAGGCCGTCGGCAACCCGGCAACGCTGCCGCCCGGGCAATTCACCCGCTTTGCGCCCAATGCGCTCCCTTCCGGCGTTACGGCCGCCCAGGTCATCACCGCGCTCGCGCCCGGCTTCAACGCCGCTGCCCTCAGCGATCTGCAACGTAACACGCTTGCCATCAACCTGCTGCAAGCCAACCGCCCCACCCCGCGCGAGTTTCTCGCACAGAATCCCAACACGCCGATCAACGCCTTCCTCGGCACGCTGGTCCCCGCCTTCCTCGACATTCCCAACCCCGACGCCGCCAGCGCCCAGGCGCTGCCGCGCACCGCGGTGCCGCTTCGTTTCGACGGCAGCGGCGCGCTCGTGCCCTTCACCCCCGGCGTCTTCAACGCCTCCACCCCCGCCACGCTCGGCGGCATGCCCGGCGGCGACTTCCTCGATCAGTCGCGTTTCACCACGCTCCGCGCCCAGCAGGACCGCTATATCGGCAACCTGATCGCGCATTTCGACCTCACGCCGAACATCCGCCTCTACACCGAAAACCTGTTCGCCAAGGTCGACAGCGCGGCCCCGCGCAATATCGGCAGCAGCAACAGCCTGGCATTGGGCGGCACCGAAAACGCCGTCATCGTCGCCAGCATCACCAACCCCTATCTCAGCACCGCGGCCCGCAACACGCTGGTCGCGGCCGGCATCGATCCCGCCACCGGCGTCTTCGCCCTGTCCCGCACCAACCAGGATGTCACCGGCGACACACCCGCCTTCGCCGCCTCCGAAACCTACCGTTCCGTGCTGGGCCTGAAGGGAGACTTCGAGGTCGGCACCCGTCGCTTCACTTGGGATGTCGCCGGCGCCTATGGCAAGTCGAAGGCGACAATCACCACCACCAACATCCGTGACGTGGAATATGCCCTCGCGCTCGATGCCGTGGTCGATCCCGCCAACCCGTCGCGCATCGTCTGCCGCATCCAGACCCCCGGCGCCTCCACCGCGCTGCCGCTCGGCATCACCAACACCGTGCTCGTGCGAGAGGCGCGGTCCGACGGCGTCCTCGTCGAACGCCTGGTCCCGCGCGCCGTCACCGCCTCGCAGATCTCCGGCTGCGCCCCGCTCAATCCCTTCGGCTTCAATCAGATGAGCCAGGCGTCAAAGGACTACACGACCTTCACCGGCGTCGCCCGCAACCAGTCCGAACAATATTATATCAACGGCAGCATCGCATCAGCCGCCCTGTTCGACCTGCCCGGCGGGGGCATCGGCTTCGCCCTCAACGCCGAATGGCGCCGCGACACGCTCGATTATCGCCCCAGCGAGGAACAGCGCCTCGGCGTCAGCCGCACCGCCGCCCTTGCCGCCACGCGCGGGGAGGTCACCTCGATGGAGGCGTCCGCCGAACTGCGCATCCCGATCTTCGGCGAGGAATTCACCCTGCCGATGTTCCGCAACCTGGAATTCACCCCCGGCGTCCGCTTCGTCAAGCAGAACGGCAACGCGCCGGACGTGCTGCGATTGAACGGCAACCTCGAAACCAACGAGGCCAAGGGCAAATGGAACACCCTCTACACGCTGGGCGGTGCCTGGCGCCCGGTCGAAGGCGTGCTGGTGCGCGGCAACTACACCCGCTCGCTGCGCCAGCCCTCCGTGGTCGAGCTGTTCCTGGGCAACCAGCCCGCCTTCAACACGCCCACCGACCCGTGCGGCAACGCCCAGATCAGCGGTGGCAATGTCCCCGCGACCCGGCGCGCCAATTGCGAGCAGGAGGTCGTCCGCCTCGGCATCGCGCCGGATCGCGCGTCAGCCGCCAACTTCCTCAACAGCTTCGTGCCCGCAGGCCAGAACCTGCAGGGCGGCTTCTCCGGCTCCCCGGCATTGAAGCCGGAGGAAGGCAGCAGCTGGACCGTCGGCGGCGTGCTCTCGCCGAAATTCGCGCCCGGCCTGGTGATCTCGGCGGACTATATCAACGTCACCGTCCGCAACCAGATCATCCCCACGACGCTCTCGAACGCGGCGCAATTCTGCTACGACAGCCCGACCTACAACGACACCTCGGGCACGCTCGGCGTCAACACCTGCTCTTTCTTCGACCGCGAACCCTCGGCTGCCGGCGGCACGCCGCAGTTCAACATCCGCAACGGCTTCGCCTCGGGCTTCATCAACCTCGGTGCCCTGCGCGTGAAGTCGGTGAACGGCAGCGCCGAATACCGCTTCGACCTCGCCGACCTGTTCGGCGGCGAGGACAAGGGCAACCTCCGCATCCGCGCCAATGTCTATCACCTGATCAGCTACATCAGCTCGGCCGCCGGCACCTTCGCCGACAGCCAGGAAAGCGCCGGCAGCTTCTTCCGCCCGAAATGGGAAACCCAGCTGACGGGCCGCTATGAAAAGGACGGCTTCTTCTTCCAGTGGACCTGGAACTGGCAGAACAAGACCAGGATCTTCAACTTCAACACCGGCGCCTTCAACACGCCCGAACAGCAGGATGTCATCGACCTGCCCGCCGTCGGCCGGCACGACGCCAGCATCGGCTATCGCATCAACGACAATTTCGAACTGCAATTCAACGCCTTCAACATCTTCTCCAACGAATATGCCGGCCTGAACGGCCTCGCCAACGGTTCGCAGGCCGTCGGCAACCAGGGCGAAATCGACTATTTCGGCCGCCGCTACCGCCTGACCGCCCGCATCAAGTTCTAG